The following proteins are encoded in a genomic region of Amycolatopsis sulphurea:
- a CDS encoding methylated-DNA--[protein]-cysteine S-methyltransferase, with translation MTVEFTVFDTPIGACGLAWRDGAVVGTALPGSSAARTRAHLVARFPDAAEAPVPDVLRETVDGIVALLSGARTDLRAVPLDFRDVPDFHRRAYDVARGIPPGKTCTYGDIAHELGMPGSAQAVGQAMGHNPFPIVVPCHRVLAAGNKPGGFSAPGGVETKRRMLVIEGALPEEPTLF, from the coding sequence ATGACGGTCGAATTCACGGTGTTCGACACACCGATCGGAGCGTGCGGGCTCGCCTGGCGGGACGGTGCCGTGGTCGGCACCGCCCTGCCGGGCAGTTCGGCTGCGCGCACCCGGGCGCATCTCGTCGCGCGTTTTCCGGATGCGGCCGAGGCTCCGGTGCCGGACGTGCTACGGGAGACCGTCGACGGGATCGTCGCACTGCTTTCCGGTGCCCGGACGGATCTGCGCGCGGTGCCGCTGGATTTCCGGGATGTGCCGGATTTCCACCGCCGGGCCTATGACGTGGCGCGCGGGATTCCGCCGGGCAAGACGTGTACCTACGGGGATATCGCGCACGAGCTGGGTATGCCGGGTTCCGCGCAGGCGGTCGGGCAGGCGATGGGGCACAACCCGTTCCCGATCGTCGTGCCGTGTCACCGGGTGCTGGCGGCGGGCAACAAGCCCGGCGGGTTCTCCGCGCCCGGCGGGGTCGAGACGAAGCGGCGGATGCTGGTGATCGAGGGGGCGTTGCCGGAAGAACCGACGCTTTTCTGA
- a CDS encoding DinB family protein, with translation MSANALPAADERTGLLEILAQQRTALKAAAHGLTDEQARAVPSASALSVGGLVKHVAATENNWIDMVLRVPQKPFAEALPGMIDSHTFGPAETLEATLAEYARTAARTEQAIAGITDLTTPVPVPKDVPWYPADLDAWTVRWVLLHLIEETARHAGHADIIRESLDGATALPLQAAMEGWPATEWIKPWTPAS, from the coding sequence ATGTCCGCGAACGCCCTTCCCGCCGCTGATGAGCGCACCGGCCTGCTCGAAATCCTGGCCCAGCAGCGCACCGCACTGAAGGCGGCCGCCCACGGCCTGACCGACGAGCAGGCCCGCGCCGTACCCAGCGCCAGCGCCCTGAGCGTCGGCGGCCTGGTGAAGCACGTCGCGGCCACCGAGAACAACTGGATCGACATGGTGCTGCGGGTTCCGCAGAAGCCGTTCGCGGAAGCCCTCCCGGGGATGATCGACAGTCACACCTTCGGCCCGGCGGAAACCCTGGAAGCCACCCTGGCCGAGTACGCCCGCACGGCCGCCCGCACCGAGCAGGCCATCGCCGGGATCACGGACCTGACCACTCCGGTCCCGGTCCCGAAGGACGTCCCCTGGTACCCCGCCGACCTGGACGCCTGGACGGTCCGCTGGGTCCTGCTGCACCTCATCGAGGAAACCGCCCGCCACGCAGGCCACGCCGACATCATCCGCGAATCCCTCGACGGCGCGACCGCCCTGCCCCTGCAAGCAGCCATGGAGGGCTGGCCCGCCACGGAGTGGATCAAGCCCTGGACCCCCGCTTCCTGA
- the lysX gene encoding bifunctional lysylphosphatidylglycerol synthetase/lysine--tRNA ligase LysX, whose translation MGTPVSARAHIPSWKAKAGGVTATIVQLAALYSIALLLAGGSRGHLLGLIDAMFSALSLPTSASLVIVLLLVVLGAALRRRKRAALYTLLLFQCAGLLLTLGIQAMLLWAPDLLSMNARQMRHIPTQLTVLTIADVVTVVLIALLWTLRPAFPARLAPGAWWNGLAILFGGLLLVILVGWGLVELFPRTLGDSWEGFAWVVNHATGENLPLRRIGVGEGPGWVDTLLDLGSTFVATAALYTLFRGERSRRLRTDDEELRLRRLLAEYGEDDSLGYFSTRRDKSVVFAPNGRAAVTYRVLGGTSVASADPIGDPDAWADAVRVWLGEAYMYGWTPGVLGASERGAKVYTAAGLRALEIGDEAVLEVREFSLTGPERKSVRQAVKRIERAGYTAQVRRHGEIPQEEMVQLLAHAQQWRGEETERGFSMALGRLGDPSDGRSVMVEAYDAEGRLRGLLSFVPWGRRGLSLDLMRRDRDAENGLNEYLVAQVVAAAPQLGAQRISLNFAMFRAVFSEGERIGAGPVLRAWRGILGVFSRFFQLESLYRSNAKYGPAWEPRFLCYSSARRLPRVGIVAGALEGFLPTGRSRALRLENVGEEFVAEVRKIDEEAAARVVPRMKRRPEQVRVRVAKLDKLRELGVDPYPVGFRREDLLGDLTAEFSDLEPDARTGRHVRVAGRVLALRTLGGLCFARIKDFSGELQLMLDAKVLDLSGWRKGVDLGDHVGVRGEVITSRRGELSVLVQEWTVTAKCLHPLPDKRRGLIDPETRVRQRYLDLAVNPESAQMLRLRSTVVRAVREHLHQGDYLEVETPMLQTVHGGANARPFITHINAYDMRMYLRIAPELYLKRLCVAGVERVFELNRNFRNEGVDATHNPEFTMLEAYQAYADYNSMRNLTRELVQHAAEAAFGAQIVRRADAEGRMAEHDISGDWPVIPVHEAVSLALGEEIDSETPVPVLRRLCTAAGITVPEEAGHGDLVLKAHEHLVEGSTVLPTFYTDYPTDVSPLTRQHRVNPRLAERWDLIAFGSEVGTAYTELTDPIEQRRRLEAQSLRAASGDVEAMELDEDFLLALEHGMPPTGGLGLGIDRLLMLLSGASIRQTVLFPFVRPQG comes from the coding sequence ATGGGAACCCCAGTGAGTGCTCGTGCGCACATCCCGTCCTGGAAAGCCAAGGCGGGGGGCGTCACGGCCACGATCGTGCAGCTCGCGGCGCTCTACTCGATCGCGCTGCTGCTGGCCGGCGGCAGCCGCGGGCATCTGCTCGGCTTGATCGACGCGATGTTCTCCGCGCTGAGCCTGCCGACAAGCGCGAGCCTGGTGATCGTGCTGCTGCTGGTGGTGCTCGGCGCGGCCCTGCGCCGGCGCAAGCGGGCGGCGCTCTACACCCTGCTGCTGTTCCAGTGCGCCGGGCTGCTGCTCACGCTCGGCATCCAGGCGATGCTGCTGTGGGCACCGGATCTGCTCTCGATGAACGCCCGCCAGATGCGGCACATCCCGACCCAGCTCACCGTGCTCACCATCGCCGACGTGGTGACGGTGGTGCTGATCGCTCTCCTGTGGACGCTCCGTCCGGCCTTCCCCGCGCGGCTGGCGCCCGGGGCGTGGTGGAACGGGCTGGCGATCTTGTTCGGCGGACTGCTCCTGGTGATTCTCGTCGGCTGGGGGCTGGTCGAGCTCTTCCCGCGCACGCTCGGCGACAGCTGGGAAGGGTTCGCCTGGGTGGTCAACCACGCCACCGGGGAGAACCTGCCGCTGCGCCGGATCGGTGTCGGCGAAGGACCTGGCTGGGTCGACACGCTGCTGGACCTCGGTTCGACGTTCGTCGCCACGGCCGCCTTGTACACGCTGTTCCGCGGAGAGCGCAGCCGTCGGCTTCGGACAGACGACGAAGAGCTGCGGCTGCGCCGGCTGCTCGCCGAGTACGGCGAGGACGATTCTCTCGGCTACTTCTCGACGCGGCGGGACAAGAGCGTCGTCTTCGCGCCCAATGGCCGCGCCGCGGTGACGTACCGGGTGCTCGGTGGCACCAGCGTGGCGAGCGCGGACCCGATCGGTGACCCCGATGCGTGGGCGGACGCGGTACGGGTGTGGCTCGGCGAGGCGTACATGTATGGCTGGACGCCAGGCGTACTCGGCGCGAGTGAGCGCGGCGCGAAGGTCTATACCGCGGCAGGGTTGCGTGCGCTCGAAATCGGTGACGAAGCGGTCCTCGAAGTCCGCGAGTTCTCGCTCACCGGGCCGGAGCGGAAGTCCGTGCGGCAGGCGGTGAAGCGAATCGAGCGGGCCGGCTACACGGCTCAGGTCCGCCGGCACGGGGAGATTCCGCAGGAAGAAATGGTGCAGCTGCTCGCGCATGCCCAGCAGTGGCGCGGCGAGGAGACCGAGCGCGGCTTCTCGATGGCGCTGGGCCGGCTCGGTGATCCCAGTGACGGCCGTAGCGTCATGGTTGAGGCCTACGACGCCGAAGGACGGCTGCGCGGGCTGCTTTCCTTTGTGCCGTGGGGCAGGCGCGGGCTCTCACTGGACCTCATGCGGCGCGACCGGGACGCGGAGAACGGTCTCAACGAGTACCTCGTCGCGCAGGTGGTCGCGGCCGCCCCGCAGCTGGGTGCGCAGCGGATCTCGCTGAACTTCGCGATGTTCCGGGCGGTCTTCTCCGAAGGAGAGCGGATCGGCGCGGGTCCGGTGCTGCGGGCGTGGCGCGGGATCCTGGGTGTGTTCTCGCGGTTCTTCCAGCTGGAATCGCTGTACCGCTCCAACGCCAAGTACGGCCCGGCCTGGGAACCGCGGTTCCTGTGCTACTCCTCGGCGCGCCGCTTGCCGCGGGTCGGCATTGTCGCGGGCGCGCTGGAAGGCTTCCTGCCCACAGGCCGGAGCCGCGCGCTGCGGCTGGAGAACGTGGGCGAGGAGTTCGTCGCCGAGGTTCGGAAGATCGACGAAGAGGCAGCGGCGCGCGTGGTGCCGCGGATGAAGCGCCGTCCGGAGCAGGTACGCGTACGCGTCGCGAAGCTCGACAAGCTGCGAGAGCTCGGCGTGGACCCGTACCCGGTCGGCTTCCGCCGCGAAGACCTGCTGGGCGATCTCACGGCCGAGTTCTCCGACCTGGAGCCGGACGCGCGGACCGGCCGCCACGTCCGGGTGGCCGGCCGGGTGCTCGCTCTGCGTACGCTCGGTGGGCTGTGCTTCGCCCGGATCAAGGACTTTTCCGGCGAACTGCAGCTGATGCTGGACGCGAAGGTGCTCGATTTGTCCGGCTGGCGCAAGGGCGTGGACCTCGGCGACCACGTGGGCGTACGCGGCGAAGTCATCACCTCGCGCCGGGGCGAGCTGTCCGTGCTCGTGCAGGAGTGGACAGTCACCGCGAAGTGCCTGCATCCGTTGCCGGACAAGCGGAGGGGCCTGATCGACCCGGAAACCCGGGTCCGGCAGCGCTACCTCGACCTGGCCGTGAACCCGGAGTCCGCGCAGATGCTGCGGCTGCGTTCCACCGTGGTCCGCGCGGTGCGGGAGCACCTGCACCAGGGCGACTACCTCGAAGTCGAGACGCCGATGCTGCAGACCGTGCACGGCGGGGCGAACGCGCGTCCGTTCATCACCCACATCAATGCCTACGACATGCGGATGTACCTGCGGATCGCGCCGGAGCTGTACCTGAAGCGGCTGTGCGTGGCAGGGGTGGAGCGGGTCTTCGAGCTGAACCGGAACTTCCGCAACGAGGGCGTGGACGCCACCCACAACCCCGAGTTCACCATGCTGGAGGCGTACCAGGCGTACGCGGACTACAACTCGATGCGCAACCTCACCCGCGAGCTGGTGCAGCACGCGGCGGAGGCGGCGTTCGGGGCGCAGATCGTGCGGCGGGCGGACGCCGAGGGCCGGATGGCCGAGCACGACATCTCCGGGGACTGGCCGGTGATCCCGGTGCACGAGGCGGTCTCGCTGGCGCTGGGGGAGGAGATCGACTCGGAGACCCCGGTGCCGGTGCTGCGTCGGCTGTGCACCGCGGCGGGGATCACCGTGCCGGAGGAGGCCGGGCACGGCGACCTCGTGCTGAAGGCGCACGAGCACCTCGTGGAGGGCTCGACGGTGTTGCCGACCTTCTACACCGACTACCCGACCGACGTGTCGCCGTTGACGCGCCAGCACCGGGTCAACCCGCGGCTGGCCGAGCGCTGGGACCTGATCGCGTTCGGCTCCGAAGTGGGTACCGCCTACACCGAGCTGACCGACCCGATCGAGCAGCGGCGGCGGCTGGAGGCCCAGTCGCTGCGCGCGGCGAGCGGGGACGTCGAGGCGATGGAGCTGGACGAGGATTTCCTGCTGGCGCTCGAACACGGGATGCCGCCGACCGGCGGGCTGGGGCTGGGCATCGACCGGCTGCTGATGCTGCTCAGCGGCGCCTCGATCCGGCAGACGGTGCTGTTCCCGTTCGTTCGCCCGCAGGGATGA